From a single Cyanobacteria bacterium GSL.Bin1 genomic region:
- the avd gene encoding diversity-generating retroelement protein Avd: MTQELPIIQKVYDLILWYVPIANCLPRDHKYLLGDRIISRLYELLEELILARYAKEKLAQLERLNSKLNILRYQTHLLLDFDLISTQRYEYASKLIDGIGVDLGGWIQQQRCLRSKG; the protein is encoded by the coding sequence GTGACCCAAGAGTTGCCTATCATCCAAAAGGTTTACGACCTCATCCTGTGGTACGTACCGATCGCGAACTGCCTCCCGCGCGACCATAAGTATTTATTGGGAGACCGAATTATTTCAAGATTATACGAACTGCTAGAAGAATTGATTCTGGCTCGCTATGCTAAAGAAAAGCTTGCTCAACTGGAACGGCTCAACAGCAAGCTCAATATCCTGCGATATCAAACCCATTTATTGCTGGATTTCGATCTCATCTCTACCCAGCGTTACGAGTACGCCAGCAAGCTTATCGATGGTATTGGCGTTGACTTGGGAGGCTGGATTCAGCAACAGCGCTGTCTTAGGAGCAAAGGATGA
- a CDS encoding DUF2256 domain-containing protein — MARQRKKSDLPTKTCVVCGRPFTWRKKWADCWDEVKYCSQRCRRNKG, encoded by the coding sequence ATGGCACGGCAACGCAAAAAATCTGATTTACCAACAAAAACTTGTGTGGTTTGTGGGCGCCCCTTTACTTGGCGCAAAAAATGGGCAGATTGTTGGGATGAAGTCAAATATTGTTCTCAACGGTGCCGACGAAACAAGGGGTGA